A genomic segment from Mus musculus strain C57BL/6J chromosome 13, GRCm38.p6 C57BL/6J encodes:
- the Olfr263 gene encoding olfactory receptor 263 — translation MDPSNYSTLHVFILLGFSDHPHLEMILSGVVTFFYIITLVGNTAIILASLLDPHLHTPMYFFLRNLSFLDLCFTTSIVPQMLVNLWGPEKTISSVGCIVQLYVYMWLGSIECLLLAVMSYDRFTAICKPLHYFVIMNPRLCVKMIVMVWGISLANSVILCTLTVNLPRCGHNILDHFLCELPAMVRIACVDTTTVELSVFALGIVIVLTPLILILISYGYIAKTVLNMKSKAGQQKAMNTCGSHLTVVSIFYGTIIYMYLQPGNRASKDQGKFLTLFYTIITPSLNPLIYTLRNRDMKDALKKLMRFYHRFAEVRRN, via the coding sequence ATGGACCCAAGCAATTACAGTACTTTGCATGTTTTTATCCTGCTTGGATTCTCTGACCACCCTCACCTGGAAATGATCCTCTCTGGAGTTGTCACCTTCTTTTACATTATTACACTGGTGGGTAACACTGCTATAATTCTTGCATCCCTCCTGGATCCCCATCTCCATACACCAATGTACTTTTTCCTCAGGAATCTATCTTTCCTGGATTTGTGTTTCACAACAAGCATTGTCCCTCAGATGCTGGTTAACTTGTGGGGACCCGAAAAGACCATTAGCTCTGTGGGCTGTATTGTTCagctctatgtgtatatgtggctgGGCTCCATTGAGTGTCTGCTCCTAGCTGTCATGTCCTATGATCGTTTCACAGCTATTTGTAAGCCCTTGCATTACTTTGTAATCATGAATCCACGTCTATGCGTCAAGATGATAGTCATGGTCTGGGGTATTAGTTTGGCCAACTCTGTAATATTATGCACACTCACTGTGAATTTGCCTCGATGTGGACACAACATCCTGGACCACTTCCTGTGTGAGTTGCCAGCCATGGTCAGGATAGCTTGTGTAGACACGACAACAGTTGAATTGTCTGTTTTTGCTCTAGGCATTGTCATTGTCCTTACACCTCTCATCCTTATTCTTATTTCCTATGGCTACATAGCCAAAACTGTGCTCAACATGAAGTCAAAGGCAGGGCAACAAAAAGCAATGAATACCTGTGGATCCCATCTCACTGTGGTCTCCATATTCTATGGAACTATCATCTACATGTATCTACAACCCGGTAACAGGGCCTCTAAGGACCAGGGCAAGTTCCTCACCCTCTTTTACACCATCATCACTCCAAGTCTCAACCCCCTCATTTACACCCTAAGGAACAGAGACATGAAAGATGCACTGAAAAAACTCATGAGGTTTTACCACAGATTTGCCGAAGTAAGGAGAAACTAG
- the Olfr1368 gene encoding olfactory receptor 1368 produces the protein MEINNKSSETDFILLGFSSRPQLEHIISAVVFVFYIVTLVGNTTIILVSYLDSQLHTPMYFFLSNLSFVDLCYTTSIVPQMLVNLWGPKKSITYGGCVLQFFFALDLGATECLLLAVMAYDRYAAVCQPLHYTVIMHPVLCQKMVLSAWLGGLGSALILCSLTLKLPRCGHREVDNFFCEMPALIKMACVYSRVIEIVVFTLGVIFLLVPLSLILISYAVITQAVMKIKSATRWRKVLNTCGSHLTVVTLFYGTLIYMYMKPQNTISHEEGQFFTLFYTIVTPSLNPLIYTLRNKDVKNAVKRILGMDKHSGKV, from the coding sequence ATGGAAATAAACAACAAAAGCTCTGAGACAGACTTCATCCTTCTGGGATTTTCCAGTCGACCCCAACTGGAGCACATCATCTCTGCAGTTGTCTTTGTCTTCTATATTGTGACTCTGGTAGGAAACACAACCATTATTCTAGTGTCCTATCTGGACTCTCAGCTCCATACTCCCATGTATTTCTTCTTATCTAATTTGTCTTTCGTGGACCTCTGTTATACTACTAGCATTGTCCCACAGATGCTGGTAAATCTATGGGGCCCAAAGAAGTCTATTACATACGGAGGGTGTGTACTCCAGTTCTTCTTTGCCCTGGACCTGGGAGCCACAGAATGTCTCCTCTTGGCtgtgatggcctatgaccgctatgctGCTGTCTGTCAACCTCTTCACTACACAGTAATAATGCACCCTGTGCTTTGCCAGAAGATGGTGCTGTCGGCCTGGTTGGGTGGTCTCGGCAGTGCGTTAATTCTTTGTTCCTTGACTTTGAAGTTGCCAAGGTGTGGGCACCGGGAAGTGGATAATTTTTTCTGCGAAATGCCTGCATTGATCAAGATGGCTTGTGTTTACTCCAGAGTGATTGAGATCGTTGTGTTTACTCTTGGAGTCATATTTCTTCTAGTACCTCTATCTCTAATCCTCATCTCCTATGCAGTTATCACTCAAGCTGTGATGAAGATCAAGTCAGCGACAAGGTGGAGAAAGGTCCTCAATACATGTGGCTCCCACCTCACAGTTGTAACACTGTTTTACGGAACactcatttacatgtatatgAAACCACAGAACACCATATCTCATGAGGAAGGACAATTTTTTACCCTTTTTTACACCATTGTCACCCCCAGCCTTAACCCTTTGATCTATACCTTAAGAAATAAAGATGTAAAGAATGCAGTGAAGAGAATTCTAGGAATGGACAAGCATTCTGGCAAAGTGTGA